The following are from one region of the Pseudorasbora parva isolate DD20220531a chromosome 12, ASM2467924v1, whole genome shotgun sequence genome:
- the zgc:112416 gene encoding uncharacterized protein C21orf58 isoform X4, which produces MADLVDQMTRLRLKMLEKRLENERNDNIEREGSALSKRSYDGQADALHSALRRKRNLLQRLREQHMMEDLGRPHTWGGSQKQYHYEPLHGPLQPAPPIHVHQHAPPAPLPPPVSQPPRIIQHVPQQPATIIQQLPQQQPLIAQIPPPQTFPYRSGSIKEDMVELMLMQNAQMHQIIMHNMMLKALPPMAVSPGGNTPQTASHSGQELYSTVRGGAVHHHHHYGSHGPPLPPIGYSVWPSMMSAGQGGTNQPTVQHVIGPVSLPPLNT; this is translated from the exons ATGGCAGATTTGGTTGACCAAATGACAAGGCTGAGATTAAAAATGCTGGAAAAG AGACTGGAGAATGAGAGAAATGACAACATTGAACGAGAGGGTTCAGCACTTTCCAAAA GAAGTTATGATGGTCAGGCAGATGCATTACACAGCGCTCTGAGACGGAAGAGAAACCTCCTACAGAGACTGAGG GAACAGCATATGATGGAGGATCTGGGAAGGCCACACACATGGGGTGGATCTCAAAAGCAATATCATTATGAACCTCTTCATGGGCCACTCCAGCCTGCCCCTCCCATCCATGTACACCAACATGCTCCACctgctcctcttcctcctcctgtCTCTCAGCCCCCTCGAATCATTCAACAC GTTCCTCAACAGCCAGCCACCATTATCCAGCAGTTACCACAGCAACAACCTCTCATAGCACAAATCCCACCCCCACAAACCTTTCCTTACAGATCAGGAAGTATTAAAGAAG ATATGGTGGAGTTGATGCTCATGCAGAATGCTCAGATGCACCAGATCATCATGCACAATATGATGTTAAAGGCTCTTCCACCTATGGCTGTGTCCCCAGGAGGAAACACACCTCAAACAGCCTCACATTCAGGGCAG GAACTTTATTCAACAGTGAGAGGAGGGGctgtccatcatcatcatcactacgGCTCACATGGACCTCCTCTCCCTCCGATTGGCTACTCTGTTTGGCCCTCTATGATGTCAGCAGGACAAGGCGGGACTAATCAGCCAACAGTGCAGCATGTGATTGGTCCCGTATCTCTGCCTCCCTTAAACACGTAA
- the zgc:112416 gene encoding uncharacterized protein C21orf58 isoform X1 gives MADLVDQMTRLRLKMLEKRLENERNDNIEREGSALSKRSYDGQADALHSALRRKRNLLQRLRQEQHMMEDLGRPHTWGGSQKQYHYEPLHGPLQPAPPIHVHQHAPPAPLPPPVSQPPRIIQHVPQQPATIIQQLPQQQPLIAQIPPPQTFPYRSGSIKEDMVELMLMQNAQMHQIIMHNMMLKALPPMAVSPGGNTPQTASHSGQELYSTVRGGAVHHHHHYGSHGPPLPPIGYSVWPSMMSAGQGGTNQPTVQHVIGPVSLPPLNTMGLMQ, from the exons ATGGCAGATTTGGTTGACCAAATGACAAGGCTGAGATTAAAAATGCTGGAAAAG AGACTGGAGAATGAGAGAAATGACAACATTGAACGAGAGGGTTCAGCACTTTCCAAAA GAAGTTATGATGGTCAGGCAGATGCATTACACAGCGCTCTGAGACGGAAGAGAAACCTCCTACAGAGACTGAGG CAGGAACAGCATATGATGGAGGATCTGGGAAGGCCACACACATGGGGTGGATCTCAAAAGCAATATCATTATGAACCTCTTCATGGGCCACTCCAGCCTGCCCCTCCCATCCATGTACACCAACATGCTCCACctgctcctcttcctcctcctgtCTCTCAGCCCCCTCGAATCATTCAACAC GTTCCTCAACAGCCAGCCACCATTATCCAGCAGTTACCACAGCAACAACCTCTCATAGCACAAATCCCACCCCCACAAACCTTTCCTTACAGATCAGGAAGTATTAAAGAAG ATATGGTGGAGTTGATGCTCATGCAGAATGCTCAGATGCACCAGATCATCATGCACAATATGATGTTAAAGGCTCTTCCACCTATGGCTGTGTCCCCAGGAGGAAACACACCTCAAACAGCCTCACATTCAGGGCAG GAACTTTATTCAACAGTGAGAGGAGGGGctgtccatcatcatcatcactacgGCTCACATGGACCTCCTCTCCCTCCGATTGGCTACTCTGTTTGGCCCTCTATGATGTCAGCAGGACAAGGCGGGACTAATCAGCCAACAGTGCAGCATGTGATTGGTCCCGTATCTCTGCCTCCCTTAAACAC AATGGGATTGATGCAGTGA
- the zgc:112416 gene encoding uncharacterized protein C21orf58 isoform X3, with protein sequence MADLVDQMTRLRLKMLEKRLENERNDNIEREGSALSKRSYDGQADALHSALRRKRNLLQRLRQEQHMMEDLGRPHTWGGSQKQYHYEPLHGPLQPAPPIHVHQHAPPAPLPPPVSQPPRIIQHVPQQPATIIQQLPQQQPLIAQIPPPQTFPYRSGSIKEDMVELMLMQNAQMHQIIMHNMMLKALPPMAVSPGGNTPQTASHSGQELYSTVRGGAVHHHHHYGSHGPPLPPIGYSVWPSMMSAGQGGTNQPTVQHVIGPVSLPPLNT encoded by the exons ATGGCAGATTTGGTTGACCAAATGACAAGGCTGAGATTAAAAATGCTGGAAAAG AGACTGGAGAATGAGAGAAATGACAACATTGAACGAGAGGGTTCAGCACTTTCCAAAA GAAGTTATGATGGTCAGGCAGATGCATTACACAGCGCTCTGAGACGGAAGAGAAACCTCCTACAGAGACTGAGG CAGGAACAGCATATGATGGAGGATCTGGGAAGGCCACACACATGGGGTGGATCTCAAAAGCAATATCATTATGAACCTCTTCATGGGCCACTCCAGCCTGCCCCTCCCATCCATGTACACCAACATGCTCCACctgctcctcttcctcctcctgtCTCTCAGCCCCCTCGAATCATTCAACAC GTTCCTCAACAGCCAGCCACCATTATCCAGCAGTTACCACAGCAACAACCTCTCATAGCACAAATCCCACCCCCACAAACCTTTCCTTACAGATCAGGAAGTATTAAAGAAG ATATGGTGGAGTTGATGCTCATGCAGAATGCTCAGATGCACCAGATCATCATGCACAATATGATGTTAAAGGCTCTTCCACCTATGGCTGTGTCCCCAGGAGGAAACACACCTCAAACAGCCTCACATTCAGGGCAG GAACTTTATTCAACAGTGAGAGGAGGGGctgtccatcatcatcatcactacgGCTCACATGGACCTCCTCTCCCTCCGATTGGCTACTCTGTTTGGCCCTCTATGATGTCAGCAGGACAAGGCGGGACTAATCAGCCAACAGTGCAGCATGTGATTGGTCCCGTATCTCTGCCTCCCTTAAACACGTAA
- the zgc:112416 gene encoding uncharacterized protein C21orf58 isoform X2, translating into MADLVDQMTRLRLKMLEKRLENERNDNIEREGSALSKRSYDGQADALHSALRRKRNLLQRLREQHMMEDLGRPHTWGGSQKQYHYEPLHGPLQPAPPIHVHQHAPPAPLPPPVSQPPRIIQHVPQQPATIIQQLPQQQPLIAQIPPPQTFPYRSGSIKEDMVELMLMQNAQMHQIIMHNMMLKALPPMAVSPGGNTPQTASHSGQELYSTVRGGAVHHHHHYGSHGPPLPPIGYSVWPSMMSAGQGGTNQPTVQHVIGPVSLPPLNTMGLMQ; encoded by the exons ATGGCAGATTTGGTTGACCAAATGACAAGGCTGAGATTAAAAATGCTGGAAAAG AGACTGGAGAATGAGAGAAATGACAACATTGAACGAGAGGGTTCAGCACTTTCCAAAA GAAGTTATGATGGTCAGGCAGATGCATTACACAGCGCTCTGAGACGGAAGAGAAACCTCCTACAGAGACTGAGG GAACAGCATATGATGGAGGATCTGGGAAGGCCACACACATGGGGTGGATCTCAAAAGCAATATCATTATGAACCTCTTCATGGGCCACTCCAGCCTGCCCCTCCCATCCATGTACACCAACATGCTCCACctgctcctcttcctcctcctgtCTCTCAGCCCCCTCGAATCATTCAACAC GTTCCTCAACAGCCAGCCACCATTATCCAGCAGTTACCACAGCAACAACCTCTCATAGCACAAATCCCACCCCCACAAACCTTTCCTTACAGATCAGGAAGTATTAAAGAAG ATATGGTGGAGTTGATGCTCATGCAGAATGCTCAGATGCACCAGATCATCATGCACAATATGATGTTAAAGGCTCTTCCACCTATGGCTGTGTCCCCAGGAGGAAACACACCTCAAACAGCCTCACATTCAGGGCAG GAACTTTATTCAACAGTGAGAGGAGGGGctgtccatcatcatcatcactacgGCTCACATGGACCTCCTCTCCCTCCGATTGGCTACTCTGTTTGGCCCTCTATGATGTCAGCAGGACAAGGCGGGACTAATCAGCCAACAGTGCAGCATGTGATTGGTCCCGTATCTCTGCCTCCCTTAAACAC AATGGGATTGATGCAGTGA